In Thermothelomyces thermophilus ATCC 42464 chromosome 4, complete sequence, a single genomic region encodes these proteins:
- a CDS encoding carbohydrate esterase family 5 protein (CAZy_ID 267775) — MKFLSLLTAAGVAAALPTSPAEVSSAGEIEARQLASTRNELENGDSANCPKAIFIFARASTEPGNMGISAGPNVASVLEAAYGDNIWVQGVGGPYRAGLADNALPAGTTRAAIDEAKRLFNLANTKCPGAAVVAGGYSQGTAVVSNAIAELRGTGTATQEQIRGVVLFGYTKNLQNGGRVPDYPTDRTKVFCNVGDLVCSGTLIVAPAHFLYTAESLGEAPRFLQSKIDAT, encoded by the exons ATGAAGTTTCTCTCGCTCCTCACTGCTGCAGGCGTCGCTGCCGCGCTGCCCACTTCCCCGGCTGAGGTCTCCAGCGCCGGCGAAATCGAGGCCCGCCAGCTAGCATCTACCCGCAACGAGCTGGAGAACGGCGACTCAGCCAACTGCCCCAAGGCCATCTTCATCTTTGCCCGAGCCTCGACTGAACCCGGCAACATG GGCATCTCGGCGGGCCCCAACGTCGCGTCCGTCCTGGAGGCCGCCTACGGCGACAATATCTGGGTGCAGGGGGTGGGGGGCCCGTACCGGGCAGGGCTGGCCGACAACGCGCTGCCGGCGGGCACGACGCGGGCGGCGATCGACGAGGCGAAGCGGCTGTTCAACCTGGCCAACACCAAGTGTCCGGGGGCGGCCGTGGTCGCGGGCGGCTACAGCCAGGGGACGGCCGTCGTGTCCAACGCGATCGCGGAGCTGCGGGGGACGGGGACGGCGACGCAGGAGCAGATCCGGGGCGTCGTGCTCTTCGGCTACACCAAGAACCTCCAGAACGGCGGCCGCGTCCCCGACTACCCGACCGACCGCACCAAGGTCTTCTGCAACGTCGGCGACCTCGTCTGCTCCGGCACCCTCATCGTTGCCCCGGCCCACTTCCTCTACACGGCCGAGTCGCTCGGCGAGGCCCCGCGCTTCCTCCAGAGCAAGATCGACGCCACGTAG